The genomic window GTCTGACCGCGATCCTGCTCGTCCTCGCCGCGCCCAGCCTCGCGCTGACCGGCGCCGCCCACGCCCAGCCAGCCCAGGAGACGCCAGAGGCTCCCACGCCCGAAGCCGTCGACGCGCTCCCGCCCCCGCCCGAGTCCGAGGTGGACCTCATGGAGGTGCTGCGCGGAGAGGGGCGGGGCTGGACGGCCGACGCCGCGGCGACGCGCGCGGTGGAGACGGCGCCCGGGGTGGAGCGCAGCCAGGCCGCCGTTCGCCAGGCCGCGGCCGGCGCCGAGCGCGCGCTCTACGGCTTCATCCCGCAGCTGACGCTCTCGTTCCGGTACACGCGGCTCAGCGAGATCACCAACCCGAGCCTGATCCAGGGGCCGGACATCGATCCCGATCTGATCCCCGCCATCGTCGCCGGCGTGGACGACCCGGACGCGCGGGCGCTCTGGGAGCAGACGCTGCGCGCGCAGGCGCAGCTGTCGAGCTTCTCGTTCCCCGTGATCCTGAACCAGCTGACCTTCCGCGCGTCGGTGCAATACCCGGTGAGCGACGTGCTGCTGTCGATCCTCCCCGCGTACGAGAGCGCGCGCACGAGCGAGGCGGCGGCGCGGCTCCGCGTGGAGGCGCAGGAGCAGGACGTGGCGCTGCAGGCGCGGGAGACCTTCTACAACTACGCGCGCGCCCGGGCCGCGCTGGCCGTCGCCCGCACCTCGCTGGAGCAGGCCGAGGCGCGCCACGCGCAGGTGCAGGCCTTCGTGGCCGCGGGCACCGCGGCGCGGGTGGACGAGCTGCGCATCCGCGCCCAGCGCGCGGCGGCGCAGGTGGCGGTGGTGCGCGCGGAGGCGGGCGTCGAGGTGGGCGCGACCGCGCTGCGCACGCTGCTGCATCTGCCTCCCGGCGCGGCCATCGCGGTCGGTGAAGACGTGCTCGCGCCGATCCCCGAGCTGGACGCGACCGCGCCGCAGCTGGTCTCGCGCGCGATCCACCGCCGCCGGGACGTGCGCGCCGTGCGACGCCTCATCCGCGCCGCGGGCTACCAGGTCGACGCGGCCGAGGGGAGCCGCTACCCGCACGTCGCCGTCGCGGCCAACCTCGACGTGGCGAACCCGAACAACCGCGTGTTCCCGCAGAGCGAGGAGTTCCGCGAGACCTGGGACGTCAGCGCCATCATCACCTGGTCACCCCACGATCTCCTGAACGGGGAGGCCCAGGCGAGCGAGGCGCGCGCGCAGCAGGCGCAGGCGCGCGCGGATCTGCGCAGCCTCGAGGACGCCATCCGCATCCAGGTCACCCAGGCGCACGCCGACTACGAGGCGGCGCGGCTCTCGCTCGAGGCGGCGCAGCTCGGCATCGAGGCGGCGGAGGAGAGCTACCGCGTGCAGATGGAGCGCTACCGCGCGGGCGCCTCGACGGTCAGCGACCTCATCGACGCGAGCGCCGAGCAGATCCGCGCGCAGCTCGATCTGGTCAACGCGGCGATCGACGCGCGCGTGGGCCGGGCGCGGCTGACCCGCGCAATCGGGCCGGAAGGGGAGTCGTGATCGTCGTCTCGGCCGCGGTGATCCGGGAGGCGCCCGGCGCGCCGGTGCTGCTGACGCGCCGCATGAAGGGCGCGCACCTCGCGGGCCTGTGGGAGTTCCCGGGCGGCAAGGTGGAGCGCGGTGAGGACCCGGAGGACGCGCTGGTCCGCGAGTGCCGCGAGGAGATCGCGCTCGAGATCGAGGTGGGCGACATCCTCGAGGTCGCGCACCACGCGTTCGCCGAGAAGGAGGTGCTGTTGCTGTTTTACGACTGCCGGGTCCGCGGCCGGCGCCGCATCGAGCACATCCACATCGAGCACATTGGCGTGGCCGACCACGCGTGGGTGCTGCCCTCGGAGCTCGAGCGCTACCGGTTGCCTCCGCCCGACGCGCGGCTCGTCGCCAAGCTCCAGGCCGGGCGCTGAGCAGGGAGCCGGGCGTCAGAGCAGGTCGATGGGGCCCGCGCCCTCGCGCACGACCTCGACCTCGGGCCCGGTCAGGTCGACGATGGTGGAGGACTCGAGCCCGCCCCAGCCGGCGTCGAGGAACATGTCCACGTGCGCGAAGTAGCTCGCGATGTCGTTCGGGTCGTTGAGCATCTCGCCCTCCCAGGTGGCCGAGGTGCTCACGATCGGGTTGCCCAGCTCGCGCACGAGCCCGAGCGCGACCTCGTGGTGCGGGACGCGGATGCCGACCTGCTTGCGCTTCTTGTGGATGTGCAAGATGCGTGGCGCCTCTCGGGTGGCCGGGAGGATGAAGCAGTAGGGCCCGGGCGTCAGCCGCCGCATCATGCGATACGTGCGGTCGTCCACGATGGCGTAGCGCGACAGGTCACCGAGATCGGGGCAGAGGAAGGCCAGCGGCTGGTCCTTCTTCATGCGCTTCAGCTCGTAGACGCGGTCGACCGCCTTCTTCTGGGTGAAGTCGCAGCCGATGCCGTAGACGGTGTCGGTGGGGTAGGCGATGACGCCGCCCTGTCGGAGCACGTCCACGGCCTTGCGGATCAGCCGCGGGTCCGGGTGCTCCGGATCGATCTGGATGCGTTTCATGGGGTGTCTGAGTGCTCTTCAGGGGCGGGCGTGCAGCAGGCGGCGCGTGTCTCCCCCCTCGAACAGCACCATGATGAAACCCTCGGGCGTGATCTCTTCGACCCGCCCGACCCCGAACTTGGAGTGACGGAAGTAGTCGCCGACCGCGTATGTGCGAGCGCGGTCGTAGCTCTCGGCCGTGGCGCGGGCGCGGCCGACCTCGTCCTCGCTGAGCTTCGGCGCGACCTTGCGGGCGGGCGCCTTGCGCTTGCTGCCTCCGGTGGAGCTCTTGCTGGCGCCCGCGACGCGACGCCGGCGGGTCGTCCCGGTGGACGCCGACGCGGCGGGCTTCGGCTCCTGCACCACCTTCACCGCGCGCCCGAGCGAGCGCCGCGCGGCGCCGATGCGGCT from Sandaracinaceae bacterium includes these protein-coding regions:
- a CDS encoding TolC family protein; amino-acid sequence: MAHRLTAILLVLAAPSLALTGAAHAQPAQETPEAPTPEAVDALPPPPESEVDLMEVLRGEGRGWTADAAATRAVETAPGVERSQAAVRQAAAGAERALYGFIPQLTLSFRYTRLSEITNPSLIQGPDIDPDLIPAIVAGVDDPDARALWEQTLRAQAQLSSFSFPVILNQLTFRASVQYPVSDVLLSILPAYESARTSEAAARLRVEAQEQDVALQARETFYNYARARAALAVARTSLEQAEARHAQVQAFVAAGTAARVDELRIRAQRAAAQVAVVRAEAGVEVGATALRTLLHLPPGAAIAVGEDVLAPIPELDATAPQLVSRAIHRRRDVRAVRRLIRAAGYQVDAAEGSRYPHVAVAANLDVANPNNRVFPQSEEFRETWDVSAIITWSPHDLLNGEAQASEARAQQAQARADLRSLEDAIRIQVTQAHADYEAARLSLEAAQLGIEAAEESYRVQMERYRAGASTVSDLIDASAEQIRAQLDLVNAAIDARVGRARLTRAIGPEGES
- a CDS encoding (deoxy)nucleoside triphosphate pyrophosphohydrolase, which translates into the protein MIVVSAAVIREAPGAPVLLTRRMKGAHLAGLWEFPGGKVERGEDPEDALVRECREEIALEIEVGDILEVAHHAFAEKEVLLLFYDCRVRGRRRIEHIHIEHIGVADHAWVLPSELERYRLPPPDARLVAKLQAGR
- a CDS encoding L-threonylcarbamoyladenylate synthase, whose protein sequence is MKRIQIDPEHPDPRLIRKAVDVLRQGGVIAYPTDTVYGIGCDFTQKKAVDRVYELKRMKKDQPLAFLCPDLGDLSRYAIVDDRTYRMMRRLTPGPYCFILPATREAPRILHIHKKRKQVGIRVPHHEVALGLVRELGNPIVSTSATWEGEMLNDPNDIASYFAHVDMFLDAGWGGLESSTIVDLTGPEVEVVREGAGPIDLL